The proteins below are encoded in one region of Triticum aestivum cultivar Chinese Spring chromosome 1B, IWGSC CS RefSeq v2.1, whole genome shotgun sequence:
- the LOC123136600 gene encoding uncharacterized protein encodes MLRRLSSAAAGGLRRSLSSSPAASRPPWALIQLTNVDKSGAPAPGATLHLDAPPFVTGLTVPAHFIHPRPLPDPATGVFGSVPGHVAAVSSDGLLLVRFWESRFQFDVPATGESMLCAIRDMSFFTGMDINPEVTRFVCNPLSGELYRLPDLDGTKRTTMYQHLGLLTQSQGGHGPPDRYAVAEMFTIGGREDEESFVLRRFLSETGKWEKLLGLPSPLPAGRRMHIDSAVVPFGDRLWWIDESWGAISVDPLSERPELRFIPLPRGSVLPDLEGVVFMRKLQRYRRMGESEGKMRYIEVSKKKPYVVSSFSLDDGGSSWTLDHEVAFTTIWDDEPLKEMPAIGAIDPLNSHVVYLVCGNQLLGVDMEKEKITGSSRLAIPSVPILPCVLPTWLESSQIPSADWSKKTAVKREASPDMVKKETLRVEVELMK; translated from the exons ATGCTCCGCCGCCTCTCCAGCGCCGCCGCGGGCGGGCTCCGCCGCTCCCTCTCCTCGTCCCCGGCCGCCTCGCGGCCCCCGTGGGCCCTCATCCAGCTCACCAACGTCGACAAGTCGGGGGCGCCGGCGCCGGGCGCGACCCTGCACCTCGACGCGCCCCCGTTCGTCACCGGCCTCACCGTCCCCGCCCACTTCATCCACCCGCGCCCCCTCCCCGACCCCGCCACCGGCGTGTTCGGCTCCGTCCCGGGCCACGTCGCCGCCGTCAGCAGCGACGGCCTCCTCCTCGTGCGCTTCTGGGAGTCCCGCTTCCAGTTCGACGTCCCCGCCACCGGCGAGTCGATGCTCTGCGCGATCCGCGACATGTCCTTCTTCACCGGCATGGACATCAACCCGGAGGTCACGCGCTTCGTCTGCAACCCGCTCAGCGGCGAGCTCTACCGCCTCCCGGACCTCGACGGCACCAAGAGGACCACCATGTACCAGCACCTCGGCCTCCTCACTCAGTCCCAAGGCGGGCACGGACCGCCTGACAGGTATGCCGTAGCCGAGATGTTTACCATCGGCGGCAGGGAGGATGAGGAGAGCTTCGTCTTGCGGCGGTTTCTCTCGGAGACGGGGAAGTGGGAAAAATTGCTGGGCTTGCCGTCCCCATTGCCTGCCGGTCGGCGGATGCACATCGACAGCGCCGTGGTGCCCTTCGGCGACCGCTTGTGGTGGATCGACGAGAGCTGGGGCGCCATCTCGGTGGACCCGCTCAGCGAGAGGCCGGAGCTCCGGTTCATCCCGCTGCCCAGAGGGAGCGTGCTGCCTGACCTCGAAGGTGTGGTGTTCATGAGGAAACTTCAGCGCTACCGACGTATGGGGGAAAGTGAGGGGAAGATGCGCTACATCGAGGTGTCCAAAAAGAAGCCCTACGTGGTCAGCTCCTTCTCCCTCGACGACGGTGGCAGCTCCTGGACGCTGGACCACGAGGTGGCGTTCACCACAATTTGGGATGATGAACCCTTGAAGGAGATGCCGGCGATTGGCGCAATTGACCCACTCAACAGCCATGTTGTGTACCTTGTGTGCGGCAACCAGCTTCTTGGCGTGGACATGGAGAAGGAGAAGATAACAGGGAGCTCTCGTCTAGCTATACCCAGTGTCCCCATCCTACCATGTGTCCTCCCGACGTGGCTGGAATCAAGCCAGATTCCCTCTGCAG ATTGGAGCAAGAAGACCGCTGTGAAAAGGGAGGCATCGCCTGACATGGTCAAAAAGGAGACTTTGCGTGTAGAAGTAGAGCTGATGAAGTGA